TCTCGCTCCATACTCACCAGCTCCCAAACCcgtttctcttcatcaacacaagACCCAAAACCCGCTCCAAAACCAGAGTGGCGCACAATGGCCGAAAAGGACATCACAAAGTATCTCCAGCAGAGCCACGACCGGCTCTTCCACAACAACCGCGCCTGGGCCGAGAACAAGGCCAAAGTCAACCCTgacttcttcaagaacctcgcCGCCGGCCAAGCACCCGAGTACCTCTGGATCGGATGCGCCGACTCCCGCATCCCCGCCGAGCAGATCTGCGGCCTTGAGCCCGGCGAGGCATTTATCCACCGCAACATCGCCAACCTCGTGTGCAACACCGATCTCAACGCTATGGGCGTGATCAACTACGCCGTCAAGCACCTCGGCGTCAAGCACATCATCGTCTGTGGTCACTACGGCTGCGGAGGTGTCAAGGCGGCTATGACCCCCCAGGACCTCGGCCTGCTGAACCCGTGGCTTCGCAACATCCGCGACGTGTACCGTCTTCACGAGAAGGAGCTCGATGCGATCGAGGACGAGGGCGCTCGCTACGACCGCTTGGTCGAGCTGAATGTCGTCGAGCAGTGTCGCAACGTCATCAAGTCTGCTGATGTCCAGCAGTCGTGGCACGAGAACCAGTATCCCATTGTCCACGGATGGGTGTTTGGTTTCAAGGATGGACTTCTCAAGGATCTTAAGATTGACTTTGAGGCTGTGTTGGCCGACATCCAAAAGATTTACAACCTTGTTGACAAGAAATAATGGAAGAGCATGGCGTTGATAGAAGAAATTTAACTTAGCTTACTGATTCAAGTGCTGTGTATGTGATTGGTGATCCAGGGACAAGACTCCTTGATGACAAGAGGTTGAATCAAGGGGTAACGTCCACCTTTTAAACATATAAGTAGCGTTCCGTAAGT
This genomic stretch from Fusarium fujikuroi IMI 58289 draft genome, chromosome FFUJ_chr09 harbors:
- a CDS encoding related to carbonic anhydrase, with the protein product MAEKDITKYLQQSHDRLFHNNRAWAENKAKVNPDFFKNLAAGQAPEYLWIGCADSRIPAEQICGLEPGEAFIHRNIANLVCNTDLNAMGVINYAVKHLGVKHIIVCGHYGCGGVKAAMTPQDLGLLNPWLRNIRDVYRLHEKELDAIEDEGARYDRLVELNVVEQCRNVIKSADVQQSWHENQYPIVHGWVFGFKDGLLKDLKIDFEAVLADIQKIYNLVDKK